Within the Oncorhynchus masou masou isolate Uvic2021 chromosome 1, UVic_Omas_1.1, whole genome shotgun sequence genome, the region GAAGTCATGGAGAGGAAGATGTTGAATATCTATCTAATCATCTTATCATATTGGTGTTATGGCCTCTTGGACTCAGTTGAACATTTTGCCCAGGACGTCCTAGCTCTCCGCCTTAGGAGAACCCAGGGGAAACACTGACTGATTAGACTATATATAGCTAACGACAACAATGCAGCTATGTTTATCCTTATTCTAAAGCTCTCCCAATGTGTGTAGTACTACATAGCTGGAATACTGTGTAGCCTAATTCATTGCTTATTGCATTGATCATATTACTGCTGTACTGTACACAGAATCACTAGATCGTtaatccccattcaagtcaatagGTCTGTAATGATTTGTTCTATGTTATAACTGTACGGTAATGCATGGGCTCCTCATGTACAGCATGCCAGGTAGATGGCACCTAGAGTAGAAGGGGGAGGTGGCCTTGTCCTGTACAGTAATATGacctggcagaggagaggagaggaaaggtctCTGGCAGTGGCATGCCTCTCCCGCCCCCCGTCACATGGGAAATGGGTTACACTGGTAGCCCTATTCATATCCAAATCCTAGTCTTCTCTACCAGTCagctctactgtcctgtcataTGAACTGTGCTCTCTGGCTGGGGCAAGCAAGCACTCATATTTGTGTTGTCTGTAGTGCGAGGTTGATCTTTCTGAGGGGGTCCAAGGCTGTCGGGGTGCTGACAGCAGTCAGCTTGCAGAGTGCAGGTTGGTCTATTTTTGGGACTGGAGGTTGGGGAGTTCCTGTGTAGTGGAGAGAAGAGGACTTTGCTCCTGTCCCTCTGCCTAGTGCCCTTTCCCTCTCACCCCATTTGCAGATTCTTTATGAAAAAGAGACCTGGCCAGCTTCCTTGCCCTGTGTGGAGCTTGGAGAGAGGGGTGCGTATCTGTGTACCCTTATCCTACAAGGGACTACAGGCCTCATTCCGGTAGAGCTGGTAGGACCATAGGCTGTTGGTGAACAATGCAGTTTACACTGCAATGTAGGAGGCAAGGTGGCCACCAATACACAATCACTACATGACCTTCAAATcgtctctgtttctttctctctctctgtccctcttccaaCCGCTACTCTCTTTTCACCCTTTACTCACTCTGTAGCCTGGCTGGtaccaggcagcaggctgtttcTAGTTACTGTTGCTAAGTCTACCTCCCCGGGCCtctgtgtgtacacgtgtgtgtgcctcctgaatatttatatatatatatatatatcacacacacgggcaaaaaagtattttgtcagccaccaattgtgtaagttctcccacttaaaaagacaagaggcctgtaattgtcatcataggtacacttcaactatgacagacacacacaaaaatccagaaaatcacgttgtaggatttttaataaatttatttgcaaattatggtggaaaacttttgttattgaccaaatacttatttatctcaatactttgtcattgccaacaaagggtatataacagaggtcaaacgttttctgtaagtcttcacaaggttttcacacactgttgctggtattttggcccattcctccatgcagatctcctctagagcagtgatgttttggggctgttgctgggcaacacggactttcaactccctccaaatattttctatggggttgagatctggagactggcaaggccactccaggaccttgaaatgcttcttacgaagccactccttcgttgcccgggcggtgtgtttgggatcattgtcatgctgaaagatccagccacgtttcatcttcaatgcccttgctgatggaaggaggttttcactcaaatctcacgatacatgggcccattcattctttcctttacacggatcagtcgtcctggtccctttgcagaaaaacagccccaaagcatgatgtttccacccccatgcttcacagtaggtatagtgttctttggatgcaactcagcattctttgtcctccaaacacgacgagttgagttgagaccttgcgtggagccccagatcgagggagattatcagtggtcttgtatgtcttccatttcctaataattgctcccacagttgatttcttcaaaccaagctgattacctattgcagattcagtcttcccagcctggtgctggtctacaattttgtttctggtgtcatttgacagctctttggtcttggccatagtagagtctggagtgtgactgtttgaggttgtggacaggtgtcttttatactgataacaagttcaaacaggtgccattaatacaggtaacgagtggaggacagaggagcctcttaaagaagaagttacaggtctgtgagagccagaaatcttgcttgtttgtaggtgaccaaatacttattttccaccataatatatatatatatatatctatcctTGCCTTTTCTCATTTTGTAGAGTTTAACTTCCCTGTGCTTTTTGGCGCTTCTTAAACTCCCACACAAAAcaagcctctccctctctgcaatAACTCCCTGGTTGACTGCAGTGGTTGCGAACCGAGAGGGATCGTCTATTATTAAAGCACTTCACTGAAGCACGCTGAATCTACTGTGTGATGATGTGTAAGGACACTTTctgacctctgtctgtctgttcacagATCTACACACAACGAGATGGAGAAAAACAGGTACGTTGAATCCCCACATCACTGTCTCCCTCTTAGCTCTGTCAGACCACCCTATTAGACATCGAATCTCTCCTCAGTCCCACATGGCTAGAAAGGAGTAATGAGAGTGAAATGAACAGTGCAGAATGCAGCTTATCCAAAAAGGGACTTACAGGCCTCATCCCTGGTCTCTCTTTGACCTCTACCTGGCTTTCCCTGGAGTCTCCCTGTTTCCATAGTCTCTCCCTGGAGGTGTCCCTGTCCCTCTGGTGTTCTAGGCAGGGTTTGAGTGGTGTTCTGGTTCAACCAGGGCTAATGACTCAGTGCGCAGGCAGACTGACTGAATAATGCATGGCTCTGGAGCTTAGGCCTGGGAACAGCAGCACAGCATGAGCGTGTGTGTGATTCTCAGGCTATATAAGCCCGTACACATTCCCTTAACTGGAAGGAAGGCAGCCATCTCACTCCTGCTGCCTATTGCCTATATCAATGTATCCCTCCTAGGTGTGTAACAGTTCACCAAAGCCCATGGATCGGTTCGTATTGTGGTTTTGGGGTCAATGTTTGGTTCTGTTTCGATACAGCAGGAAAATGAAATGCCATTCACAATGTTCAGCATACACAATGTTCCTGCCATTGTCTGTTGTGACTATTGTTATGTTGGGCCTCAAGTTTCCACTCTTGATTTTGTGTTTGTAACCATGTGGGAGGTAGGAATTTACCAGTTGTGAAGTCGTAAATACCAGTTTGACCCGTTCATGTGATTTGAACTTGTTGAGAAATGCAGAGTTGGCTAATGGCCAACAAACAGCGTCAACCATAAACTAAAGGTACAGCTATCATGCCTGTAAACACATTTATAGATTTCAAAAACTACATTAATAGATTccttttttataaatgttttgttACATTTTAACTGGTGAAAATGCTGTTATAGAGGCCATTTACTTAGTAGGTGAAGTCCGAGGTCACCGTGTGGGTGCTCATGATGCTAGATgagtttcccactagtaattaccagttggagggccGTTCAAGTGGATTCCCCCCAGTTGTATGTGGTAAATTCCCGCTTCCATCTTGGTTACGAACGCACCATGACACTGCCTGTCAGTGGGGGCTTGTCTTTAGCACAGTACATCTCCCCTCTGTGGGTAATGTGATGGGCGGTCACTGTTAAGAAAGCGCAACACAGAGTGCATTGGTCAGTTCATTGAAGCTTTGGCTTTCTTTATATAGAGTGGCTACTACAAGTTTGCTGAAATGAGTGCAGGATGGATGCTCGAGTACTTTTACGAGGTGCTGACTGAAACCAACCGATTCTGTGTCAATAAACCAAAGACTGTAAAAAATGTTTAATCTATCGCTCTTGTAATTTCTTTGGCCCAGTCAGAATCAGCTGCCAAAGGGCTGCAGAGGGGAGACGATGTTGTTTCTTTGCATTTCGGTCTACTGTGGTGATGTCTGGGTAAATGTGACAACATATTCGAGGTGTTGGCAGCTGCGTGGCTGTTCTCGTAAAGCGTGGCGACATACTGTTAATGTTTTATCCACAACTCTCTGTCCAGCGTCGTTGTAATCTACTGGGAAGCCGTTCCCAAGCGAGATTTAAACGATGATGGAGGATCCTCCCAATTCTGGCTTCTTGACCTCACCATTGTATAGAActagttcccagctgcgcctcaCAAAAGTACAGTTTTGAAATGCGGCAATTTAAGATTGAAATGTTGATTTCCAACGTGCGCATAGGCTCGAGTTGTTTTAACGAAAGCTCAGATTCACTCGAAGCGTAGGCCTAGTGTTTTTGCTGTAAATATTCGTTTTACTTTTTCATTCAGGTTTACAGTGCGAACCGAACCAAGGTCCTCGTACCGACTGGTTCGGTATGAATACGTGTACCGTTATACCCCTCACACCACTGACAACGGGTATGACAAATATTCTACAAATTATAACCTGCATGGCCTCTTACTCCAACACACAAGATGGCAGTTATTGCAAGGCAACATTTTTGTTTGGCCAATgatgaaacacaaacacactgccagCCAGAGGACGGTGAGACTTGATCCACCTGTcagtcgttgtgtgtgtgtctcgatGGGCTCAATGTTTTCTACTCCTATGTTTGCTCAAATGAATCCCCCCCACCTACACTTCTACCACCCTGCCTCGGTCCATGTCCTCTGTTGCAGTGAGTTCCGTAGCGGAGTCTGCCTGCTGGAGCTGGCCATCTGTGtagcctcactcctctctccaccacaccTTGTGCGTACGAATTCATCCCCATAGAAATGGAATGTATGGATTGCGTTACTGTCCTCATCCCTCTGCCTGGGGCAATTAGCCTGAGGTCAGAGACGGTACAGGAGGGTGATTTACACGCTGCAGGGCAAGTGGAAGGCCTGCGTTCAGGAGGCCCGGTTGCCCTTGTAAGAGATCATGTTGGTTGGAGCGGAGGGAGTTGCCCGTGCATGGTCTTGTCTCTGGTCTATATATTACACAACACTGAAATGTCTGGACAAGGGTTTCCGTTAGCCGGTAACGGCCGGCTTTTGTAAAAACTAAATAAAATCCAACTGTTGCCGGCTAAATTGACTGAGAAAAAGGTAGGCAGGCTATCAGCACGTCACCCACCACTTTAcaatgtgagctggaggcagtatgcatttgAAAACCTatttaattgtttgaaacctgaatgttttacttccatattatgaggcatgtcttaacTTACTTGAAAATCCGACCGTAGAAACatggcaattattttataaagacttcatAAGGggcgtgtgagtttcaagtttggggaaggaTACAATAtattctactattactacctatCTGCGGGACTGTTATGATTTTCATATTCGCATTTTCATGGTTTAATTTCAATAACATTTTTTGTTTTTCAAAATCGTCATATGGTTAATCATAAAAATCCTCAAACATAAAAATCAAAATGCTACTAATGCGAGCGCACCAGCTtctgccatatggacacattgatacaCCGTGAGTCATTGGCGGCTAAATAGCCGAAATGAGCTTCCATTTTCaaataagtaaaaatacttttacATTTTGGCAAATTGTTTTGAAAATGATTTCGTATTGGCTGCTTCATTACAGGAGTTGCATGCTCTGTTCAgatgaattaccataatctaaaaTGTGATTCCTGTCATTCTGAGCAGTGGGTGGATGCTCTAATGGGTTACACACCCAATGCATACGAGTCTGGTAAATTTCTCAAATGGCCTTTAAATTCAAATCTTCCCGATCACGTTGTCCGGGGCCACATTTTCCAAACGTAAAACCCTGGTCTGGACTTCAACGCCTGATGTTGTTGGTGGGATTTGTCAAAAGGCTTAATGTACAGGCTCACAGAAATATAGGCTACATGAACACAGACCCATAAACAGTCACCCCATTGATACGTTGAAAGTGTATACATCCCTGGAATATCCTGTTGCAGAAATAGCCTGGTTTTTGTGTCCTTCCTACCACACCCTTACAGTCCTGCCATTCAGTCACACCTAGTGTTGAAAAGAGGGGTTATGTAAACTTtctaagtttaccagtaaactaccagattTTCGCtatctttcaaggattttatgtCATCTATCACTAGACATCTAGTGGCTCCTTTGGGTACTTCCGAATATCACAGGTGTCTGCAATTTATCTCTGACCTTATCACATTTAAAAATTAATGAAATACGATGATATAAAAATATGACAAAGATGTAAAACATTTAACTAAATATAAATCAACTTACTGAATATCATTGGTGTTTATTGAGTTTTTTACGCACTGTTAGTGTTTTGGTGTCAAACTGATGGCAGTTGTGGTCAAAAAAAGAGTTGCAGAGGTAAATTAAAATAATGCCATTCTCGATTAGACGGgtttttttcattaattaggctagttcctcttgaaccatatggtctatctactagaaactcatggacaatatggacacagatataaacaaatatatactatatatgaataaaaaaataaaacattattcAAGTCTAAGTTACGATAGATTCTGCTAATTTCCAAAACTACTGAAGATTCTGGTACCTTTTAGTTAATTACCAGTAGCTTTGTAACCCTAGTCAGACCGCATAGCACCGGCTTAGTACTGTAGGCCTGCTTACCGTAACATGCATGGCTCTGCCCTCCCGTCAGTTGACATTGTTTAACAAACATTAGCCTCCCTGTACATCCTGATTCTATCACAACAGAGCTCCTGCTCGGACTCTGTCACATTATGTCATGCCAGTTTCCTGCCCTTTGGAATAGTTCATATTACGCTAGCAGAGGAACACACCTGGATATGTCCCACTCTTATGTACTTGTTTATCTACACtgtgtgtgttggctgtgtgtgtcatgttggctgtgtgtgtgtgggtctctctcCAATGAACTTTAGAATATTCTTTAGTCATTCACACTGCAGTTGGAATGGATAAACACATACTATATCATCTCTCTGCAGTACTCCCAGTACTAAATATGCTTCATATTCCTAGCCTTGAGCTACAAATAGCATTTCAGATGTTCTCAACTATCCCACGTTTTGTGTAATCGTTTTCAATTGAAGTTATCCCCACTCATGCATTGGCCTTTGATAtgcacattttagtcatttagcatatAGTCTTATCCAGCGCATTCATCTTAAGATCGCTATACACACCTGCAGTAAATAGTGAGGTCATGCCCCTTGTCTGCCTGTGTGCATGTAGCAGCCTCCAGTTGGAAATGTGATGTGTAACGGGGGTCATGTGGTCACCTATCAACACCCACTACTCCCCTTTAGCTGCCAAGCCGAGGGGGGATAATAAAGAGATCTCGGGCAGCTTAATGTAAATGTTGTGATCACCAGGCAGGTGCAGGCCCTAGGCAGACAAGTGTTTGTGGATGAAAGTGATCTCTTTCAGGGGTGAAATGACTGCAGGAGAGCTACAGGGAGCTAGAGATCTGACACCATATGAGGTGACCAATGACGTCTGAGGGGGTTTAAAGGCCCAATGCGATCATTTTCATATCAATATCATATTTCTGCGTAACAATTCTTAGTTTTCCATTAACATTTTCAAACTATTTCTCAAGAATTTagctgggagtggtctgagtggggaacTGAAAGCTAGCTGTTATTTGCAGAGCTATATTAACCATTTTGTGggctggtgacatcaccaggattgcctggttgaaaatacaatcaggaaataacttttttttttctctctcacttttcctgtgttagtttcatcagctgttgcaGAATATGATACAAAGCACAGGGAAAAACTGAATTTAGGCGGCACTGGGCCTTTTTATAGGGAGCTGATGAAAtgatgcatctctctctttctctccagacGCGCACACCTACGGCTGTGTTTAGAGCGACTGAAATCCCTCGTTCCATTGGGACCAGACTCCAACAGGCATACCACGCTCAGCCTGCTGATGAGGGCCAAGAAACACATTGTGGTGGGTGATGGTGGGCGGAGAAGTGATGAGAAATCAGTTTAAAGTGTTTACAGTTTCAAGAGGGCAATTTATTCTACCATTGGAAGAGGGTAATAAACGGTGCCACTTTGTTTCTGCCTCAGCCAACTCCCTTTTTACTGTCATGGCAACGTTTGGCGTGGTTACAGCCACAGAGTTGACTAAAATAGAAAGATatctgttaccatggagaccctattaaattactagagggATCTATATAATAAACCCTTAGTTCCAGAAAGGGGTGAAAAtggcagccatgttggtcagggagaaatccaaaccaaTCTAATTGGAGTGAATGGCAGTAGAGGCATAATCCTGATTTGACTTATGTAGGAAAATAAAAGGCATATGATATATCAGAAATTGTGTAATAGAATTAtcgtcaatttaaaaaaaaaatggtcaAATCATGGTTCATACAGGTTTTATACAAAGTGCCTGTATAAATAGCCTCTAAAATATGTGAATAGACCATAAATGTCTCCATTGTGTTAGGACTCAGACAAGTATAGATATCTTATCATCAGCTGATATCTGCTAGTGTATGGCTGTGGATTGGCTGCATCGTTTGAATGGTATATTGGCAGTTAATTTGAAAAAATGAATGGGCTCATTCCTCAAACTGTCTGGCTAGCTAACAAACGGAGTGCAGATAAATTCTTCAAATGCATTGTTTTACATTATCTTATCGACGCACtggcaaaccatggttgaccaactcccACTGGCAAACTACGGTTGACCAACTTcctgaccaaaatggctgacTTTTTTATACCATCATAAGAAGGTTCAAGTTaattctagtattctaattctATGTCTGTTACCCTCGTGGTCTAGAGGGTGATTAGTGTTATGCTAACTCGGGTGAGCGACATCAGGGTTTGATGAGGTAGAGTAAAGCGGCGCCTGGTAAAAACTAAACCCTGCATCACTCCAGGACCAGGTTTTACCTACCTTGTAGACGAGACTATTGAGGAACCTGTCTATGGTTAACTATGTGTGGTTGGTAGGAGGAGGCCAGTATATGAATGAATCACtgttagtgccttcagaaagtatccacacccctcgacttcttccacatttttgttgttgcagcatgattttaaaatggattagatTGAGATTTGTCACTGGccgacaataccccataatgtttacaaatgaacaatgaaaagctgaaaagtatttagtcaataagTTTTCAACCTTGTTATGACGAGCCGAAATGCGTTCAGGAGTGAAAAGTTGCTTAAGCCACAAATTGTATGTATTCACTCTCTAATAgtgttttaacatgatttttgaattacTACTTCATCCCTGCACCCAACCCATACAATTATCtgaaaggtccctcagtcaagcagtggatttcaaacaccgattcaaccacaaagtCCAGGGACATTTTCCAAAGCCTAGCAAAAAAAGGCCACATATCGGTAGATTTATataaagcagacactgaatatccctttcagcatggtatagttattaattacactttgaatggtaTATCACTACACAGATAatggcgtccttcctaactccgttgccggagaggaaggacaccgctcagggatttcaccatgagaccaatggtgaGTTTTAAAACAGTGTTTAATGGCTCCTCAATTCTAACTTAATTGACAAAGTGAGAAGGaagattccaaaacatgcatcctgtttgcaacaagcaactaaagtaatactgcaaaaaaatgatgttttgggcaaatccaatacaacacattactgagtaccactctccatattttcaagcatagtggtggctgcatcatgttattgttatggactggggagtttttcaggataaaaaagaaacagagtggagctaagcacaggcaaaatcccagaggaaaacctggttgtctgctttccaccagacactgggagataaatctAGGGCGAGACCTGAAAAATTGGAGTCTAGCcataatcaacaaccaatttgacagagctttttTGTTAATAatcatgtgcaaatattgtataatccaggtgtggaaagcttttagagacacccagaaagactcacagctgtaatcactgcaaaaggtgtttctacaacatgactcatcgatgtgaatacttatgtaaatgagatttgTTTAATTTTCAAaacattagcaaaaatgtcttaacattttttcactttgtcattattatgAGGCAttttgtagatgggtgagagcgagagaatctgacacaacagaatgtggagtaagtcaaggggtacgaatactttctgaaggcactgtacataccgAGGTCAGAGGTTGCAGGAGGGCAAAAGGCAGCTGTCACGAGCGCACACACAAAGTGAGGGCCAGTGTCTATTGCTGTATGTGTCTCTGCTGTAGAGGTTGGAGGAGAGCGAGCGGAGAGCCCAGCATACCTTAGACCAGctgcagagagagcagaggcacCTGCAACGGCGTCTGGAGCAGCTGGGGGTGGAGAGAACACGCATGGACAGCACAGGATCCATTGTCTCTTCCGACAATCCTGACTCAGACCAGGGTGAGCACACAAGGGAATCCCTCTCCTACATTACAAACTGAACTGGGATCATTAATGctttgtggaggtttacagtatAACATGTTTCATTTCTTCATTTGTCAAAGTTTCACGTTTTTACATCAAAGCACACTATAATACAATGTAAAGGTGTCCATTCTCTTCCACCAATCCTTCCTCCCTTCTTTAGTGATGGGGCTTTATGTTAACCAAAGTTATTGAATTTGAATATGAGCTCAGTAGAGAACGCATTGGGCTGATTGTGGTACCTGCATAATATTGACCTGTGTTGTGTGTTGCAGAGGAGGagctggatgtggatgtggagggGACTGACTACCTGCTGGGGGATCTGGAGTGGAGCACCAGCAGTGTCAGTGACTCTGATGAGCGGGGCAGCCTGCGCAGCAGCTGCAGTGACGAGGGCTACTCCAGCGCCAGCCTGCGCCTGCGCATGCAGAACCAAAACACTCAGGAGAAGGCCGAGCAGCTGGGCTGCAGCCTATAAGAGCACAGCCCTCAACCTCTGACCCCCAGCCCCCATCCAATCCCGTCCCTCTATCGTCCAGTTAACACCCGCCCTCCAACCAGTCTCTGCCAATCAGACCTCACTCCCAGCAGGACTGGCCTGTTCTGACCAAGCCCCCTCCTCCTTTCCAACTGTATTCCACCTCTTTCCCCCCTGAAACCCCCCAATGCAACACCTCTTAGACACACCCACCGTCCTATCTCAACCGTCCATCGGCCAACCAAAATGGAGGATCAGTCTGTGGCACTCCCCAATCAGAGCTTTTTGATGAGTAGGATTAGGAAGATAAGACACTCCGTCCGTCCCTTTGTGTCCACCAGCTTGCTCCCTTCCTTCTGTCCTTCctgctctgctgtctgtttcagtgcAAGAGCCAAGTAGAGGTGACTGACTTTTCACATCCATGCAGTGTCCCCCTTCCAGCGTCCGAAAACTTAAGACAGCTAGAGAATGTGATTACAACACCACACCTAcaccccactgcctctctcttgtTCAGAAGCCATCTGAAGCAATCCAGTCATGATGAGAACCCCTCTCGACCCCCAGCTCTAAATCCCATCTCGCCCATTTCTCCCATGAGACTGGCACCTCCATAGGTGGTGGTCGTACAGACAGCAGAGCTGTGCCACCTGACTAACCAGCTGACCAATCACAGCATGGTATTTTGGAACG harbors:
- the LOC135543576 gene encoding max dimerization protein 1-like isoform X1; this encodes MAAIEMVQMLIEAAEYLDRREREAEHGYASMLPFTSSKEKDSLKRKNKSKKNSNSRSTHNEMEKNRRAHLRLCLERLKSLVPLGPDSNRHTTLSLLMRAKKHIVRLEESERRAQHTLDQLQREQRHLQRRLEQLGVERTRMDSTGSIVSSDNPDSDQEEELDVDVEGTDYLLGDLEWSTSSVSDSDERGSLRSSCSDEGYSSASLRLRMQNQNTQEKAEQLGCSL
- the LOC135543576 gene encoding max dimerization protein 1-like isoform X2 is translated as MAAIEMVQMLIEAAEYLDRREREAEHGYASMLPFTSSKEKDSLKRKNKSKKNSNSRRAHLRLCLERLKSLVPLGPDSNRHTTLSLLMRAKKHIVRLEESERRAQHTLDQLQREQRHLQRRLEQLGVERTRMDSTGSIVSSDNPDSDQEEELDVDVEGTDYLLGDLEWSTSSVSDSDERGSLRSSCSDEGYSSASLRLRMQNQNTQEKAEQLGCSL